The genomic segment AAGGACGTCTATGACGAATTCCTGCGCCTGATACTGGACAAGGGCAAGGCCTTGCGTCAGGGGCAAAAGCACGGCTGGGACGAGGATGTCGGCGCCGTATTCTGGGATCGCCAAATGACCATTATCGAGGCTCATGTGGAGGACGCCCGCGCCAAGGGCGCCACCATACACATGGGCGGACGCCGCAACCCGGAACTGCCCGGGCTTTACTACGAGCCCACAGTCATCACCGACGTCGACAACTCGATGGACATCATGATCCTGGAGACCTTCGGGCCGATTCTCTGCATACAAAAAGTGGACAGCGAGGCAGAGGCCCTGCGATTGGCTAATGATTCCGAATTCGGCCTGAACGGCAATGTGTGGACCAAGGACAAGGACAAGGGATACCGAATGGCCTCTGCCATTGATACCGGCTCCTGCAGCGTCAATGACATGGCCGTGAGCTACGGCATCCCCGCCGCACCTTTTGGTGGCAAGAAGAATTCGGGGCTAGGTCAGGTCAACGGTAAAAAGGGCCTGCGCGGCTACTGCCACGAGATGCCCATCGTCATTGATCGCTTCGGTGGGAAGATGCAAAACGGCTACCCGTATGACGCCAAGAGTGCCGAGGGTATGAAAAAATTAATGGAATTTCTCTGGGTGAAGACGCCTATCGGCCGATGGATGAGCTAGGAGGCAGCAGCAGATTGGTGAAGGTCGCGGTTGCCTGCGGCGGGCAACACGCCACGGAAATGCCTCATAGAAGTACCAGGTTATCCCGATGGATAAGTTCTGCCTCGCCCCGGTAACCGAGTATGGAATCGATCTCCTTCGACGCAGAGCCCATGATCCGGCGGGTCTCTTCCGCGCTATAGTTGATCAGTCCCCGGGCGATTTCGCTGCCACTGTCATCGCAGCAGCCCACCATATCGCCACGGGAGAAGGCGCCAGTTACGCCACAGACGCCCACAGGCAATAGACTACGGCCCGACTCGCGCAATACCTTGACCGCGCCGGCATCCAACGTGACACTGCCCGCGGTTTGCATCATACCGGCCAGCCACTGCTTGCGCGCGTTTTCGGGTTCGCGCCCGGCGCGCAACCACGTACCCGTTTGTTCTCCTCTTGCCACGCTGCGGATGGTGCCATTAACGCGACCCGAGGCAATAATCGTTTCAGTACCCGATCGCGCCGCCAGCCGAGCTGCACGCACCTTGGTGACCATACCGCCGCGCCCCAGGACACCGCCTTCACCCGCCATATCGTCGAGCGAGGTGTCGCTGACATTCGCAGTCTCGACGAGTTCTGCGTCTGGATTCTTTCGCGGATCCTCTCGGTACAAGCCCTGTTGGTCAGTCAAAAGCAGCAGTGCATCCGCGTCGATCAGGTTGGCCACCAGCGCGGCGAGAGTATCGTTGTCACCAAAGCGGATCTCTTCCGTTACCACTGTATCGTTCTCGTTAACGATGGGCACAACACCCAGTGACAATAACGCCTTTAATGTTCCCCGGGCATTCAGGTAACGATCCCGGGCAGTAATGTCATCGTGCACCAGCAGGATCTGCGCTATCGCAATAGAGTGGCGCTTGAATACAGATTCATAGCTTTGCACCAATGCTGTTTGCCCCACCGCTGCAGCGGCCTGTATGTCGTGCAGCTGACTGGGCCGAGCGGTCCATCCCAGGCGAGCCACCCCCGCCGCAACGGCTCCGCTGGAGACCAGCACGACCTCACATCCACAATGGCGCAGGTCTACCAGCTGCTCCACCAGGGATGCGATCATGTCTTCGTCCAGACCGCGGCCCTCATCGGTGAGCAGCGCACTGCCCACTTTTACCACCCAGCGGCGTGCCCCGGCTATTTCATCCCGTTTACTCATGCGTTACGGCCTGTACTCTGCGTCAACATCGAAGTCATCATCATCGAAGTCATCATCGGCCTCACTATCGTCCACCATAGATCGACTGCGGCGCGCCGCTCGTAACGCCTCGATACGCTGCCGCGCCTCTTCCTGCATACGTCCCTGCATTTCCATTTCCTGCTCAATCAAAGCGGGATCCACCGCTTCACGACTGCGGCACTCTTCCAGGTAACGCATGAGGTCACCGCACAGCTCACGGGTGCCATCGCCCCCAATGGCTGAAACCTCGTACACAGGCCCCTGCCAGGCCAGCGTCTGCAGCACGGCCTGACGTCGAGTGGCAAAAGTTGCCTCATCGAGCAAATCTTTCTTATTCAATACCAGCCAACGCTCCCGATGCGCCAGGGTTGGACTGAAACGTTGCAGTTCACGCACAATGGAAAGTGCACTCTCCTGCGGTTCTACGCCGTCATAGGGCGCCATATCCACCAGATGCAGCAGGATGCGATTCCGTGTCAGGTGTTTAAGAAAGCGAATGCCGAGGCCAGCACCATCGGAGGCACCCTCAATCAATCCTGGTATATCCGCCATTACAAAACTACGGTGAGCCTCTACGCTGACCACGCCGAGATTGGGAACAAGGGTGGTAAACGGATAATCCGCCACTTTAGGCTTGGCCGAGGAAACTTGCCGGATCAAGGTGGACTTACCCGCATTGGGCAGGCCTAACAGACCAACATCTGCGAGCACCTTCAGTTCCAGCTTGAGACGCCGCAATTCGCCCTCTGTGCCTGACGATGTCTGTCTCGGAGCGCGATTGGTGCTGGATTTGAAACGCGTGTTGCCAAGACCATGGAAGCCACCCTGGGCGACCACCAGTTGCTGCCCGGCCACTGAGAGGTCACCCAGCACATCGCCAAGGTCCTCATCCAGAATGGTGGTGCCCACTGGCACCTTCAGTATTAAATCTGCACCACTCCCACCGGTGCAGTTACGACCCCGCCCCGACTCTCCGTTCTCCGCGCGATAGTTGCGCTGAAAGCGATAGTCCACCATGGTGTTCAGGGCGTCGTCCGCTTCGATGATGACACTGCCGCCGTCGCCGCCGTCACCCCCGTCAGGACCTCCCTTTTCAATGTATTTCTCACGCCGGAAGCTCAGGCAGCCATTGCCGCCCTTACCCGCGTGTACATTGATGCTTGCCTCGTCGACGAATTTCATTCTGTATTCCGATGATTACGGTGTAACCGGTCATTGGTACCCCGGGCACGCCCTGTTCCAACCCAACCTGCTCCACAGTTTATTGTCTACCGTGCTTCACGTTAGGCCAGATAAAAAAAAGCCCCGTCAGATGACGAGGCCCCTTTTGAATCAGCGTCAGCTGCAAATCGCTAGGCACTCACCACCTGAACATACTTGCGGCTTTTAGGCCCGCGCTCGATGAACTCCACCCTGCCATCCATCGTGGCGAACAGCGTGTGGTCCTTGCCAATTCCGACGTTTTCACCCGCGTGGAAGCGTGTACCTCGCTGCCGCACGATGATGTTACCAGCCTTTACGGCCTCGCCACCAAAGCATTTTACACCGAGACGTTTGCTGACTGAATCGCGACCGTTCCGGGTACTACCACCTGCTTTCTTATGTGCCATTGTCGAGCTCCCCTTTAAGCCTTAATACCGGTTATCTTCACCTCGGTGAACCACTGGCGATGACCAGTCTCTCTCCGGTAATGCTTACGGCGATTGAATTTTACAATTTTTACTTTCTTGTGTCGGCCGTGAGAGACCACTTCCGCAGTGACCTTGCCGCCTTCCACCAAGGGGGTACCGATCTTTACCGCGTCACCGCCCACCATGAGAACCTTGTCGAACTCCACCACTTCACCGGTAGGAACTTCGATTTTTTCCAGCTTGAGAGTCTCACCCTCTACAACACGGTGTTGCTTACCACCGCTTTCAATAACCGCGTACATACCCTTCTCCGTTTAATTAGCCTGCTCGCATTCACATCAAGCCCTTGATACCAAGGGGGCAGAGACAGGCACAAACTTTGAGTTAACCCGGACGTACCCACACCACAGGATCGTCCAGAGGGCGGCGATTCTACGCAACTTGCGCACACAGGGCAAGCGCTATTTTTGCAGTAAAACAATGAGTTGCGCCACTTCCAGGAACAGCCGGGCCAACCCCAACCGCTTGACACTGCTGTGGCCCCGCCCTAGCATGCGCGGGCACTTTTCTTTACTTTCAGGCCTTATGCAGGATATCCGCGCCACAGTCGCTGCCGAGTTCGACCAGGTCAACCAGCTCATCGTAGATCAGCTGCACTCGGACGTCGATATGGTGGAAAATATCGGCCACTACATTGTAGATGCGGGGGGCAAACGCCTGCGACCCTTGCTAGTCCTTCTCGCGGCGGCCGCTCTGGGCAAGAACGATGAAACCCATATTTCATTCGCCGCGGTCATAGAATTCGTTCATACGGCGACGTTGTTGCATGACGACGTAGTAGACATCTCCACTCTGCGGCGCGGCCGCCCCACCGCCAACGCGGAGTTTGGCAACGCGCCGTCCGTGCTGGTGGGTGATTTTCTCTACACCCGGGCATTTCAGCTCATGGTCGGGCTTGGGAACATGGAAATCATGACCCACATGGCGGAAACCACCAACACCATCGCAGAGGGAGAAGTCCTGCAGCTGGTGCGCGCGGGCAGCCCGGACACAGATGAAACACAGTATCTGGACGTGATAACCCGCAAAACGGCCATTCTGTTCGCCGCCGCCTGCTACGGTGCGGCGACCCTGGCTGGAGCGAGCAATACCCAACGAGAGGCATTAGAGGAGTTCGGGCTAAATCTGGGCATCGCCTTCCAGATGGTTGATGACGCTCTGGATTACGACGGAGATCCTCATACCATGGGGAAAAATGTCGGAGACGACCTCACGGAAGGCAAAGTAACACTTCCCCTCATTCACGCATTGCGTACCGGCACTCCCGACGAAAAAAGCCTCCTGCGCCAGGCCATCACGGACAGAAGCGCGCAGAATATCGAAGCGGTTACCACAGCCGTGCAGCGCTGCGGCAGCCTCGAATACACCCGCGTGACCGCTCGCGAGTACAGAGACAGCGCCCTCAGGCAGCTCGCCAGTCTTCCTCCGGGCAAAGCCCGTGACACCCTCGAGCAGCTCGCGGCATTTTCAGTGAATCGCAACCGCTGACTCGCAAAGTTCGCTGCCACGACATCGCTGCTTGCCATTGCACCGGTAATGCCCTGTTCCTATACTCAACCCTGACATTCATCATTGCGGGACCGCTCGATGACAGCGCGCGAGTTACTGACCCAACTGCCAGCATTTAAAGCTCTGCAGCAACAGGCCTCCGAGCTAAAAAACCAGTCAGTTATTGAACTGTTCGAACAGGACCCGCAACGGGGTGAGACTTATACCGTTGAAGCCGCCGGCCTGCAGCTGGATTACTCGAAGCACCTGATCGACGATAACACCCTGGCAAGCCTTTCTGCATTGGCTGACCAGGCTGCAGTCTACAGTGGCATTACAGCGCTGTTTGAGGGCAGCCACGTAAACAATACGGAGGATCGCCCGGCTTTGCATACACTGTTGCGCGCCAGCCGGGGAGACACCTTGCGAGAGCGGTTTGCCGATGTTTGCGCCGCCCGGGAACAGATGAAAGCCGTCGCCGACAAACTTAACCGAGGCGACCAGTCCGGATTCTCCGGCAAGACCATCACAGATGTTGTCAGCATCGGGATCGGCGGGTCAGATCTCGGCCCCCGACTCGTTACTGAAGCCCTGCAGCCTTACCAGGGCATTGTTCGCTGTCATTACGTAGCAAACGTGGATCCGGCGGACCTGGAGCAGACACTGGCGGAACTGCATCCCGACAGCACACTGTTTATTGTCTGCTCAAAGTCATTTCTCACCGAGGAAACGCTTGCCAACGCGCTGTCTGCCCGCCAATGGCTGCTGCAGGCGGGCGCCTCAACGGCCGATCTGGACCTGCACTTCCTCGCGGTCACCAGCAACCTGCAGGCCGCGCAATCCTTTGGCATCAGCCCCTGTAACTGCCTGCCCCTGTGGGACTGGGTGGGAGGACGCTACTCGGTCTGGTCTGCGGTGGGACTCAGCTGTGCTATCGCCTTGGGATGGGAAAACTTCTGCGATTTTTTGGCGGGCGCCGAACGCATGGATGAACACTTCCGCCATAGCAGGGATTCAGACAACATGCCTCTGCTAATGAGCCTGCTCGAAATATGGTATTGCGATTTTCTCGGCGCAAAGAATCACGTCGTTCTGCCCTACGATCATGCTTTACGGCTCTTGCCGGACTTCCTCCAGCAACTGACCATGGAGAGCAATGGCAAGCGAGTCAGCGCTGCGGGACGGTCGCTGGACTACACTACTGCGCCGGCACTGTGGGGCTCCGCCGGTACTATTGGTCAGCACTCTTTTCACCAGTTGTTGCACCAGGGCCAGCTGCTCTGCCCCGCAGATTTCATCCTGCCGTTAAGCACACACACAGACAAGGCGGAGCAGCATAGCAAGCTGGTAGCGAACTGCCTCGCCCAGAGTCGCGCCATGCTGGTAGGACGCTCCCTGGAGGATGCCCGGTCTGCGCTGCTGGCGCGAGGCATGTCGGATGAAGAAGCGGAGGGGCTTGCGCCGCATCTGGTCATACCGGGTAACAGGCCAAACAGTATTATCACGCTAACTACTTTGACACCGGCAACGCTAGGGGCGTTGCTGGCCTTGTATGAGCACCGTACCTATTGCAGCGGCCTGCTCTGGGGCATCAACTCCTTCGATCAATGGGGGGTAGAATTGGGGAAGGAAATCAGTGCGGAGGTTCTCGAGCGCCTATCGGGAAAGGAAGGCAAAATCATGGACCCCGCCACAGAACGATTAATTAAAGCCTGGAAGGATACGCCGCAATAAACCACGGCGCAGGCGCGCATCACGCATTCAGCTGTCGATGAGCGCCAGTAATTCTGCTGTCTTTGCTTGCATGAGTGCCGTATCACCCCGGCTTTCGACGTTGAGCCTGACTACGGGCTCCGTGTTTGACATTCGTAGGTTAAAACGCCAGTCGCCCATCGACATACTGAGGCCGTCCACGTGGCCGACGCTTTCCGCGTCGCCCGCATAGACTTCCTCAACCTTTGCCAACACAGCGACCGGTTCCGCGATGGTCCTGTTGATCTCGCCGCTGCAGGGATATTTCGCCATGCGCGCTGCCACCAGCTGCGACAGCGGTGCGCCACTGGCACACACCAGCCCGGTCACCAACAGCCAGGGAATCATGCCACTATCGCAGTACGCGAAGTCGCGAAAGTAATGGTGTGCGCTCATTTCTCCACCGTAGACCGCATTTTCAAGCCGCATACGCTCCTTGATGAAGGCATGGCCCGTCTTGCTCTGCACTGCTTCACCACCAGCGGATTCAACGATATCCACTGTATTCCACGTCAGACGAGGGTCATGCACGATTTTTGCCGGGCCGCCCTGCTGCAAAAACGCATCGGCCAGCAGACCTACCACGTAGTAGCCCTCGATAAAGGTGCCCTGCTCATCGAAGAAAAAGCACCGGTCGAAGTCGCCGTCCCACCCCAGGCCCATATCGGCCCCATGCGCCTGCACCGCCGCGATAGCCGCCGCTCGATTCTCCGGTAGCAATGGGTTGGGCACCCCGTTGGGGAAATTGCCGTCCGCTTCATGGTGCAATTTAATAAATTCGAAGGGCAGGTGCTTTTCCAACAGATCAACCACCCGGCCGGCGCCTCCGTTACCCGCGTCGGTCACTATTTTTAAACCCTTCAGCTTATCGAAATCGACGTACGACAACAGGTGCTCTACGTAGGCCTCGGAAGTATCCAGTTGATACAGCGTGCCCCGCGTTACCGCCGGCGTAAACGCGTCTCTCTCCGCCAGGGCCTGAATGTCAAACAAGCCGGTGTCACCGGAAATTGGCCGAGATTCCTCCCGCACAAATTTCATGCCGTTGTAGTCTTTCGGGTTATGGCTCGCAGTAATCGCGATGCCACCATCCATTCCCGCATGCGACGTTGCAAAATAGATTTCTTCCGTGCCGCACAACCCAATGTCATACACATCGACACCTTGCTCCAGCAAACCTTCCGAAACAGCGGCCTTGATAGACTCACTGCTCAGCCGGATATCATGTCCGACCACAACCTGCTTCGGCTTGACCACCTCAGCATAGGCCCGGCCGATACGCCGGGCGATGTCTTCATTAAGTTGGTCTGGCACACGACCGCGAACATCATACGCCTTGAAACAGGTTATTTTTTGCACGGGGAACTCGCTTAATCCTGGAGATAATAATTCTCGTAGACAAAATTGGTGGCTTCGACAAAACCGGGGACACTGCCGCAATCGAAGCGCCTGCCCTTGAACTTGTAAGCCATTACACAACCCTGTGCAGCCTGTGTTTGCAGCGCATCCGTGATCTGAATCTCCCCGTTTGCGCCCGGGGAGGTATCCTGCAATATGTCGAAAATATCCGGAGTCAGTATGTAGCGTCCAATAATTGCCAGATTCGAGGGTGCGTCCGCGGGATCAGGTTTCTCTACCATCTCATCCACGCGGTAAATACCCGACTTCAGGCTCTCTCCCCGAATAACGCCATATTTGTGCGTCTCGTCTTCCGGCACTTCCTGAATCGCGACGATTGAGCAACGGAACTGACGGTACAGCTCGGCCATTTGAGCGAGCACGCCGGGACCGTTGTTAATACATAAATCGTCAGAAAGCAAAACGCCAAAAGGCTCATTCCCGATCAGGGGCCTACCGGTAAGCACGGCATGTCCAAGCCCTTTCATCTCACGTTGGCGCACGGTGGTGAACACGCCCTTGTCCAATACATCACGAATACTGGCGAGATACGCCTCCTTTCCACTACCGGATATCTGGTGTTCCAACTCATAACTGATATCAAAATGATCGGTAATCGTGCGCTTGCCGCGGCCCGTCACCATGGCGCAGGTCGTCATCCCCGCCTCGATCGCCTCCTCGACCCCGTACTGCACCAATGGCTTATTCACCACGGGCAACATTTCCTTGGGCATACTTTTGGTCGCCGGAAGAAAACGGGTTCCATATCCAGCAACCGGAAACAAACACTTGGTAATCACGTCAGAATTCCCCACTCAAACACACTACTTCGGGCTACGTCCGTAGACGTCCTCGAAACGAACAATGTCATCCTCACCCAGGTAGGAACCTGACTGAACTTCAATTAACTCCAAAGGACTCTGGCCCGGGTTGGCCAGTCGATGCTTATGGCCTAACGGTATATAGGTCGATTCGTCTTCCGCCAGCATAAACACTTTGTCCTCACAGGTCACCTCAGCGGTACCCTTCACTACAATCCAGTGCTCAGCGCGATGGTGATGCATTTGCAAAGACAATTGTTGCCCCGGATTAACAACAATGCGTTTTACCTGAAAGCCATCAGAGATTACCAGCGATTCGTAGGAACCCCACGGGCGGTATACACGTCGGTGCAGCGACGCTTCAGTCCGTCCCTGCGCTTTCAGCATCGTTACGATTCGTTTTACGTCCTGCACCTTGTCGCGATTCGCCACCAGCACCGCATCGGCTGTTTCTACAACAACCAGATTGTCGACACCGGTTGCGGCAACCAACCGCGAGTCACTGCGAAGGTAACTGCTGCTGCAGTTGTCCATGATCACATCGCCGCGAGATACGTTGCCGTCGGCATCCTTATCCGCGACGTCCCACAAGGCCGACCACGCGCCTACGTCACTCCAGCCACAATCGAGGGAAACCACTCCGCCCGAGCCCGTTTTTTCCATAACAGCATAATCAATACTGTCCCCGGGGCAGCGCATAAATATCTCGGCATCCGGACGCACAAAATGCATATCGGTCTCAGCTCTATCCATCGCATTTTGGCAGCAGGACAGCATATCCGGCGCAAGCCGGGCCAATTCGTCGAGGTAACTCTGGGCACGCAACAGAAACATTCCGCTGTTCCAGAGATATCCACCGTCCTGCAGGTACTCGCGCGCGGTCACCTCATCCGGCTTTTCGACAAAGCGTTCAAGCTCAAACAGATTATCCGACACAGCTGAGCCGCACTTGATATAACCGTATCCGGTCTCGGGCGCCGTAGGAATCACTCCAAAGGTCATCAGCCTGCCTTCAACCGCCAGAGGCAGGGCCGTGTTTACCGCGTTCACGAACGCGTCCACGTTTTGGATCAGATGATCTGCCGGTAACACCAACAAAACGGCTTCGGGATCACTGGTAATGGCCTGTATGGCCGCCAGGGCCACGGCGGGAGCGGTATTACGACCCTCGGGTTCAAGAATTAGCGCATCGGACTCAATCTCCAGCTGCCGCATCTGTTCTGCGACCATGAAACGGTGCTCTTCATTACACACCACCACAGGGGCAGCTGAGGTGAGCCCTGCAGTGCGTCGCAGCGTTTCCTGCAACATCGTTATTTCACCGGCCAGGGGCAGGAATTGCTTCGGATGTGATTCCCGGGATACCGGCCATAGCCGACTGCCGACACCACCGGAAAGAAGTACAGGCGTTAACATCCGAATCCTCTATCGCAGGGCTGAAAACTTGTGCGCGCCGCGGTCACACAGCGCTGCTCCAGCGTATTAATACACCGCCTCCAATGGTATCGGATGGGGCTATTTTTCGCCAGCAAAGCACTGGACTTGTGAGGCCCAGCTATTAAACTGAGCACCGGTTCGCAGGCATCATCTTGTCGATCGGCCACACTGCCCGTTGAAAACCGCTTTTACAGGACCTGAGTCTCACCTACTGTGGATAACTTATGATCGGAAATAGCACCTATTCCAAAGATGACCTGGTCGCGTGCGGCAAAGGGGACCTGTTTGGACCCGGTAACGCGCAGCTTCCCACCGACCAGATGCTGATGGTAGACCGTATCACCCATATCAGCTCAGAAAACGGCGGCTACGGCAAAGGTGAAATAGTCGCCGAACTGGATATTGCGCCCGACCTGTGGTTTTTTGATTGTCACTTCCCGGGAGACCCGGTCATGCCCGGCTGCCTTGGTCTGGATGCGATGTGGCAACTGGTGGGCTTTTTTCTTGGCTGGCGCGGCAACCCCGGCCGGGGCCGAGCGCTGGGATGTGGCGAGGTGAAATTCAGCGGGCAGATACTCCCTAGCGCCACGAAGATTGTCTACACTATCAATATCAAGCGGGTGATTGAACGGAAGTTGGTAATGGGTATCGCCGATGGCGCTCTCGCGGTGAATGATCGTGAAATCTACACCGCAAAAGACCTGCGGGTCGGGCTATTCACATCTACGGAGTCTTTTTAGGCGCATGAGTAAACGAGTCGTTATTACCGGACTAGGTATTGTCTCCTGCCTTGGCAACGATGCGGATGCCGTAGCACAGGCACTCTACGATGGTCGCTCCGGCATCAGTGCTAGCGAGGAACAAGTAGAGGCAGGCATGCGCTCGCATATCTCCGGCGCGCCCTCTATCGACCTCAGCGAACACATTGACCGCAAGCAATTGCGATTTATGGGCAACGCCGCTGCCTTTGCTTATATATCGATGCAACAGGCCATCGCCGATGCGCGACTGGAGCCGACACACGTCTCCAATCCTCGCACCGGCATCATTGCTGGCTCCGGCGGTGCTTCCTCTGCGAGCCAAGTCGAGGCGGCAGATATTTTGCGGGAAAGAGGCCTGCGCAGGGTCGGCCCATACCGAGTGACACAAACCATGGGCAGCACAGTCTCGGCCTGTCTCGCTACCCCCTTCAAAATCAAGGGCGTGAACTACTCTATTTCCTCGGCCTGCTCTACCAGCGCGCACTGCATTGGAAACGCAATGGAGCAAATTCAACTCGGCAAGCAAGACCTCGTTTTCGCAGGCGGCGGCGAAGAGCTGCACTGGACCTTGAGTTGTCTGTTCGACGCCATGGGCGCGCTGTCTACCCAATACAACGATACACCGGAAAAGGCCTCCCGGGCTTATGACGCCAACCGCGATGGTTTCGTTATCGCCGGTGGCGGCGGCATGCTTGTTGTAGAAGAACTCGAACACGCCAAGGCACGGGGAGCAAAAATCTATGCCGAACTGGTGGGCTATGGCGCCACCTCCGATGGGCACGACATGGTATCGCCATCTGGAGAAGGCGCCACGCGCTGCATGCAGCAGGCGCTCGCCACCGTCGAGGGCGCAGTGGACTACATAAACGCCCATGGCACCAGCACCCCGGCCGGCGACATTCAGGAATTGAAAGCCGTCAAGACAGCCTATGCAGGTGCGGACATTCCCGTGGTGGGCTCCACCAAGTCACTGTCGGGCCACTCTCTGGGCGCTGCCGGTGTACAGGAAGCCATCTACTCTCTGCTTATGCAACAACGCGGATTCATCGCCGCGTCTGCCAATATCGAGGAACTGGATCCGGAAGCCGAGGGCATGCCCATCGCGTTGCAGCGTCACGACGGTGTCGATCTGCAACGCGTAATGTCTAACAGCTTCGGCTTCGGCGGCACCAACGCATCGCTGGTGTTCCAGAAATATTCCGCCTAGTCAGCTGCCATTTCGCGCTTTAATGGCGACGATATGCGCAGATTCATAGCGACCAGTGTCGTAACAGGCACTACACCAGTAGATCCAGCAAGAGCACATCCACCCGCTCACCCTCTGCCACTGTTCGGCCCGCAGGGATAATGGCCAGCGCATTACTGGCAGAAACCGAACGCAATACGCCGGAACTCTGGTTAGCGTACCGAGTGGCGCGCAATCCATCCGAGGTCGCCTCAACAGTCACTCGCAGATACTCCTGCCTGCGCCCCGCTTTGCTGACAGTGAAGGACGCTCGCGCTTGCAAACTCGGCACAGCCGGTTCATCCACTCCCTGTCGCTTCATGAGAAAAGGCCGGGCGATCAAGCAGAAGGTAACGAACACCGAAGAGGGATTACCCGGTAAGCCAATGAACGGAGTATCCGCGATTCGACCGAAAGCGAGCGGCTTACCGGGCTTGATCGCAAGCTTCCAAAGGTCGAGACATCCCAATCGCTCTACCTGATTTTTGACATGATCTTCCTCACCCACGGACACGCCACCGGTTGTAATCACACAATCTGCGTTCTGTGCGGCCTCTGTCAAAGCCTCCGCAGTCGCTTCGGGACTATCGGGAATGATTCCGTAGTCTACCGGCTCCATGTGCAAACCACGCAACAGACCCGCCAGGGTATAGCGATTGGAATTGTAAATCGCGCCCTCGCGAAGGGAATGCTCGCCCGGCTCAACCAGCTCATCCCCCGTGGACAGCATCGCCACACGCAGCGGTCGATAGACGTCAACGTCACTGCAGCCCACAGAGGCTAACAGACCTAAATCCTGAGGGCGCAGCACGCGACCCGGCTGCAGTATAGTCTCGCCCGAGCGCACATCCTGCCCCCGGAGTCGAATATTTTGATGCCGATGAACAGCAGAGGAAAAACTCACCTTGCCGTTCACCTCGGAGCAATCCTCTTGCATAACGACGGTGTCGGCGCCCGGGGGAATCATCGCTCCGGTAAAAATCCGCGCCGCCGTTGCGCCCGCTAATGGC from the Candidatus Marimicrobium litorale genome contains:
- the proB gene encoding glutamate 5-kinase, producing the protein MSKRDEIAGARRWVVKVGSALLTDEGRGLDEDMIASLVEQLVDLRHCGCEVVLVSSGAVAAGVARLGWTARPSQLHDIQAAAAVGQTALVQSYESVFKRHSIAIAQILLVHDDITARDRYLNARGTLKALLSLGVVPIVNENDTVVTEEIRFGDNDTLAALVANLIDADALLLLTDQQGLYREDPRKNPDAELVETANVSDTSLDDMAGEGGVLGRGGMVTKVRAARLAARSGTETIIASGRVNGTIRSVARGEQTGTWLRAGREPENARKQWLAGMMQTAGSVTLDAGAVKVLRESGRSLLPVGVCGVTGAFSRGDMVGCCDDSGSEIARGLINYSAEETRRIMGSASKEIDSILGYRGEAELIHRDNLVLL
- the cgtA gene encoding Obg family GTPase CgtA, which produces MKFVDEASINVHAGKGGNGCLSFRREKYIEKGGPDGGDGGDGGSVIIEADDALNTMVDYRFQRNYRAENGESGRGRNCTGGSGADLILKVPVGTTILDEDLGDVLGDLSVAGQQLVVAQGGFHGLGNTRFKSSTNRAPRQTSSGTEGELRRLKLELKVLADVGLLGLPNAGKSTLIRQVSSAKPKVADYPFTTLVPNLGVVSVEAHRSFVMADIPGLIEGASDGAGLGIRFLKHLTRNRILLHLVDMAPYDGVEPQESALSIVRELQRFSPTLAHRERWLVLNKKDLLDEATFATRRQAVLQTLAWQGPVYEVSAIGGDGTRELCGDLMRYLEECRSREAVDPALIEQEMEMQGRMQEEARQRIEALRAARRSRSMVDDSEADDDFDDDDFDVDAEYRP
- the rpmA gene encoding 50S ribosomal protein L27; its protein translation is MAHKKAGGSTRNGRDSVSKRLGVKCFGGEAVKAGNIIVRQRGTRFHAGENVGIGKDHTLFATMDGRVEFIERGPKSRKYVQVVSA
- the rplU gene encoding 50S ribosomal protein L21 — translated: MYAVIESGGKQHRVVEGETLKLEKIEVPTGEVVEFDKVLMVGGDAVKIGTPLVEGGKVTAEVVSHGRHKKVKIVKFNRRKHYRRETGHRQWFTEVKITGIKA
- a CDS encoding polyprenyl synthetase family protein, producing the protein MQDIRATVAAEFDQVNQLIVDQLHSDVDMVENIGHYIVDAGGKRLRPLLVLLAAAALGKNDETHISFAAVIEFVHTATLLHDDVVDISTLRRGRPTANAEFGNAPSVLVGDFLYTRAFQLMVGLGNMEIMTHMAETTNTIAEGEVLQLVRAGSPDTDETQYLDVITRKTAILFAAACYGAATLAGASNTQREALEEFGLNLGIAFQMVDDALDYDGDPHTMGKNVGDDLTEGKVTLPLIHALRTGTPDEKSLLRQAITDRSAQNIEAVTTAVQRCGSLEYTRVTAREYRDSALRQLASLPPGKARDTLEQLAAFSVNRNR
- the pgi gene encoding glucose-6-phosphate isomerase, whose translation is MTARELLTQLPAFKALQQQASELKNQSVIELFEQDPQRGETYTVEAAGLQLDYSKHLIDDNTLASLSALADQAAVYSGITALFEGSHVNNTEDRPALHTLLRASRGDTLRERFADVCAAREQMKAVADKLNRGDQSGFSGKTITDVVSIGIGGSDLGPRLVTEALQPYQGIVRCHYVANVDPADLEQTLAELHPDSTLFIVCSKSFLTEETLANALSARQWLLQAGASTADLDLHFLAVTSNLQAAQSFGISPCNCLPLWDWVGGRYSVWSAVGLSCAIALGWENFCDFLAGAERMDEHFRHSRDSDNMPLLMSLLEIWYCDFLGAKNHVVLPYDHALRLLPDFLQQLTMESNGKRVSAAGRSLDYTTAPALWGSAGTIGQHSFHQLLHQGQLLCPADFILPLSTHTDKAEQHSKLVANCLAQSRAMLVGRSLEDARSALLARGMSDEEAEGLAPHLVIPGNRPNSIITLTTLTPATLGALLALYEHRTYCSGLLWGINSFDQWGVELGKEISAEVLERLSGKEGKIMDPATERLIKAWKDTPQ
- a CDS encoding phosphomannomutase, with amino-acid sequence MQKITCFKAYDVRGRVPDQLNEDIARRIGRAYAEVVKPKQVVVGHDIRLSSESIKAAVSEGLLEQGVDVYDIGLCGTEEIYFATSHAGMDGGIAITASHNPKDYNGMKFVREESRPISGDTGLFDIQALAERDAFTPAVTRGTLYQLDTSEAYVEHLLSYVDFDKLKGLKIVTDAGNGGAGRVVDLLEKHLPFEFIKLHHEADGNFPNGVPNPLLPENRAAAIAAVQAHGADMGLGWDGDFDRCFFFDEQGTFIEGYYVVGLLADAFLQQGGPAKIVHDPRLTWNTVDIVESAGGEAVQSKTGHAFIKERMRLENAVYGGEMSAHHYFRDFAYCDSGMIPWLLVTGLVCASGAPLSQLVAARMAKYPCSGEINRTIAEPVAVLAKVEEVYAGDAESVGHVDGLSMSMGDWRFNLRMSNTEPVVRLNVESRGDTALMQAKTAELLALIDS